Proteins encoded together in one Entelurus aequoreus isolate RoL-2023_Sb linkage group LG20, RoL_Eaeq_v1.1, whole genome shotgun sequence window:
- the LOC133635533 gene encoding apoptosis-associated speck-like protein containing a CARD has product MASNKKIISKTLENLSKANFEKFCEALVDRRGDRRVPVSKVEGKNFLAVTNVLVSTFTEAGAPAVTSELLRDIDCMEDAENLDAQCTVRAGRPAGGADGVSTRSSVDNDNSSKGQHFVDKHKVELIKRVTNISAILDQLLDKKVIQDEVYEMILRMNVSQQKMREIYLQALQSGNKAKDVFLAILEEEEPYLLADLRRNK; this is encoded by the exons ATGGCTTCCAACAAGAAGATCATCAGCAAAACGCTGGAGAATCTTTCCAAGGCCAACTTTGAGAAGTTCTGCGAGGCCCTGGTGGACCGCCGCGGGGACCGGAGAGTCCCGGTCAGCAAGGTGGAGGGAAAGAACTTTCTGGCGGTCACCAACGTGCTGGTGTCCACCTTCACCGAGGCAGGAGCTCCGGCGGTCACATCGGAACTCTTGAGGGACATCGACTGCATGGAGGACGCAGAAAATCTTG ATGCCCAGTGCACGGTTAGAGCAGGACGCCCGGCCGGAGGCGCAGATGGCGTCAGTACGAGGTCAAGCGTTGACAACGATAATTCAAGCAAAG GACAGCACTTTGTGGATAAACACAAGGTGGAGCTTATCAAGAGAGTGACCAACATTAGTGCCATTCTGGATCAACTCCTGGACAAGAAAGTCATCCAGGATGAAGTCTACGAAATGATCCTGAGGATGAACGTCAGCCAACAAAAGATGAGGGAAATCTACTTGCAGGCTCTCCAGTCCGGCAACAAGGCCAAGGACGTCTTCTTGGCAATCCTGGAGGAGGAAGAGCCTTACCTGTTGGCAGACCTCAGGCGGAACAAGTAG